Proteins encoded by one window of Leopardus geoffroyi isolate Oge1 chromosome X, O.geoffroyi_Oge1_pat1.0, whole genome shotgun sequence:
- the PCDH11X gene encoding protocadherin-11 X-linked isoform X2: MAAKRTQTDTILNGHFKFNNEHLIIPTIYIMFLDLNKNGQSMFGLDVIETPEGDKKPQLIVQKELDREEKDTYVMKVKVEDGGFPQRSSTAILQINVADTNDNHPVFKENEIEVSIPENAPVGTSVTQLHATDADIGENAKIHFYFSNLVSNIAKKLFHLNNNTGLITIKEPLDREESPNHKLQVLASDGGLMPARAMVLVNVTDINDNVPSIDIRYIINPINGTVILSENAPLNTKIALITVTDKDADHNGRVTCFTDHEVPFRLRPVFSNQFLLETAAYLDYESTREYAIKLLAVEAGKPPLNQSSMLLVKVKDENDNAPVFTQPFISLSVPENNSPGTKLTKLSAVDADSGHNAEINYLLGVDAPSEFNLDHRTDILTAGKKLDREKQEKYSFTVLAKDNGIPSFMTNATVLLTILDQNDNSPIFTHNEYNFYVPENLPRHGTVGLITVTDPDYGENSTVTLSILYVNDDFTIDPQTGVIQPNILFDREKQESYTFYVKAEDGGKVSHSLTAKVTINVVDVNDNKPVFVVPSSNNSYELVLPSTNPGTVVFTVVAIDDDTGMNAELHYNIVGGNTKGLFIIDQTTGNITLKEKCVVTDLGLHRLVVKAEDLGQPDSLFNVVIVNLFVNESVTNATLIHELVHKNIETPVTPNTETTDASSPTSDYVKITVAIIAGTITVIIVIFITAVVRCCQSPHLKTAHKNKQNSEWVTPNPENKQMIMMMMKKKRKRKNKKKKKKKKKKKKKKNAPKNLLLNFVTIEETKADDSENDGNSATLDFPIQLEEQTMGKYNWGTIPTTFKPDIPDLARHYKSASPQPAFQIQPETPLNLKHHIIQELPLDNTSVACDSISKCSSSSSDPYSVSEYSYSVTTFKTPASIHTRPVY; the protein is encoded by the exons atggcaGCAAAGAGGACCCAAACTGATACCATTCTGAATGGCCACTTTAAATTTAATAATGAACATCTAATTATTCcaacaatatatattatgtttctggatttgaataaaaat GGTCAAAGTATGTTTGGGCTTGATGTCATTGAAACACCAGAAGGAGACAAGAAGCCACAGCTAATTGTTCAAAAGGAGTTAGATAGAGAAGAGAAGGACACATATGTAATGAAAGTAAAGGTTGAAGATGGTGGCTTTCCTCAAAGATCCAGTACTGCtattttgcaaataaatgttGCTGACACAAATGACAACCACCCAGTATTCAAGGAGAATGAGATTGAAGTCAGTATACCAGAAAATGCTCCTGTAGGTACTTCAGTAACACAACTCCATGCCACAGATGCCGACATAGGTGAAAATGCCAAGATTCACTTCTATTTCAGCAATCTAGTCTCCAACATCGCCAAGAAACTATTTCACCTGAACAACAACACCGGACTTATCACAATCAAAGAACCACTGGATAGGGAAGAATCACCAAACCATAAGTTACAGGTTTTAGCAAGTGATGGTGGATTGATGCCAGCAAGAGCAATGGTTCTAGTAAATGTTACAGATATCAATGACAATGTCCCATCAATTGACATAAGATACATCATTAATCCAATCAATGGTACTGTGATTCTTTCAGAAAATGCTCCACTTAACACCAAAATTGCTCTCATAACTGTGACAGATAAAGATGCTGACCATAATGGCAGGGTGACATGCTTCACAGATCACGAAGTCCCTTTCAGATTAAGGCCAGTGTTCAGTAATCAGTTCCTCCTGGAGACTGCTGCATATCTTGACTATGAGTCCACAAGAGAATATGCCATTAAATTGCTAGCTGTAGAGGCTGGAAAACCTCCTTTGAATCAATCATCCATGCTCCTTGTCAAAGTCAAAGATGAAAATGACAATGCTCCAGTTTTCACCCAGCCTTTTATAAGTCTTTCTGTTCCTGAGAATAACTCTCCTGGCACCAAGTTGACAAAACTAAGTGCAGTGGATGCAGACAGTGGGCACAATGCTGAAATCAATTATCTTCTAGGTGTTGACGCTCCATCTGAATTCAACCTGGATCATCGTACAGACATTCTAACTGCAGGGAAGAAACTAGAtagagagaaacaagaaaaatattccttCACAGTTCTGGCAAAAGATAATGGGATACCATCCTTCATGACCAATGCCACAGTCTTACTGACCATTCTTGATCAGAATGATAACAGTCCAATTTTTACTCACAATGAGTACAACTTCTATGTCCCAGAAAACCTTCCAAGACATGGCACAGTAGGACTAATCACTGTAACTGATCCTGATTATGGAGAAAATTCTACAGTCACCCTCTCTATTTTATATGTGAATGATGACTTCACCATTGATCCTCAAACTGGTGTTATCCAACCAAATATTTTGTTTGACAGAGAAAAGCAAGAATCTTATACTTTCTATGTAAAGGCTGAGGATGGTGGTAAGGTATCACATTCTTTAACTGCCAAAGTGACAATAAATGTGGTTGATGTCAATGACAACAAACCAGTTTTTGTTGTCCCTTCTTCCAACAACTCCTATGAATTGGTTCTACCATCCACTAATCCAGGCACAGTGGTCTTCACAGTAGTTGCTATTGACGATGACACTGGCATGAATGCAGAGCTTCATTACAACATTGTAGGAGGAAACACAAAAGGTCTATTTATAATTGACCAAACAACAGGCAACATAACACTGAAGGAGAAATGTGTTGTTACAGACCTTGGTTTACACAGACTGGTAGTCAAAGCTGAGGACTTAGGACAACCTGATTCTCTCTTCAATGTTGTAATTGTTAATCTATTTGTGAATGAGTCAGTGACCAATGCTACACTGATTCATGAACTGGTGCACAAAAACATTGAAACACCAGTGACCCCAAATACTGAGACAACTGATGCATCCTCACCAACCAGTGACTATGTCAAGATCACGGTTGCTATTATTGCTGGCACCATAACTGTCatcattgttattttcattacTGCTGTAGTAAGATGCTGCCAATCACCACACCTTAAGACTGCTCATAAAAACAAGCAGAATTCCGAATGGGTTACTCcaaatccagaaaacaaacagatgataatgatgatgatgaagaagaagaggaagaggaagaacaagaagaagaagaagaagaagaagaagaagaagaagaagaagaatgccCCTAAGAACTTGCTGCTTAACTTTGTCACTAttgaagaaactaaggcagatGATTCTGAGAATGATGGAAACAGTGCCACACTAGACTTTCCCATTCAACTGGAAGAACAAACCATGGGCAAGTACAATTGGGGCACTATACCTACTACCTTCAAGCCTGACATCCCTGATTTGGCCCGGCATTACAAATCTGCCTCTCCACAGCCTGCCTTCCAGATCCAGCCTGAAACTCCCCTGAATTTGAAGCATCACATCATCCAGGAACTGCCTCTTGATAACACTTCTGTGGCTTGTGATTCCATCTCCAAGTGTTCCTCCAGCAGTTCTGATCCTTACAGTGTTTCTGAATACAGCTATTCAGTGACAACTTTCAAGACTCCTGCGTCTATACACACCAGACCG
- the PCDH11X gene encoding protocadherin-11 X-linked isoform X1: MAAKRTQTDTILNGHFKFNNEHLIIPTIYIMFLDLNKNGQSMFGLDVIETPEGDKKPQLIVQKELDREEKDTYVMKVKVEDGGFPQRSSTAILQINVADTNDNHPVFKENEIEVSIPENAPVGTSVTQLHATDADIGENAKIHFYFSNLVSNIAKKLFHLNNNTGLITIKEPLDREESPNHKLQVLASDGGLMPARAMVLVNVTDINDNVPSIDIRYIINPINGTVILSENAPLNTKIALITVTDKDADHNGRVTCFTDHEVPFRLRPVFSNQFLLETAAYLDYESTREYAIKLLAVEAGKPPLNQSSMLLVKVKDENDNAPVFTQPFISLSVPENNSPGTKLTKLSAVDADSGHNAEINYLLGVDAPSEFNLDHRTDILTAGKKLDREKQEKYSFTVLAKDNGIPSFMTNATVLLTILDQNDNSPIFTHNEYNFYVPENLPRHGTVGLITVTDPDYGENSTVTLSILYVNDDFTIDPQTGVIQPNILFDREKQESYTFYVKAEDGGKVSHSLTAKVTINVVDVNDNKPVFVVPSSNNSYELVLPSTNPGTVVFTVVAIDDDTGMNAELHYNIVGGNTKGLFIIDQTTGNITLKEKCVVTDLGLHRLVVKAEDLGQPDSLFNVVIVNLFVNESVTNATLIHELVHKNIETPVTPNTETTDASSPTSDYVKITVAIIAGTITVIIVIFITAVVRCCQSPHLKTAHKNKQNSEWVTPNPENKQMIMMMMKKKRKRKNKKKKKKKKKKKKKKNAPKNLLLNFVTIEETKADDSENDGNSATLDFPIQLEEQTMGKYNWGTIPTTFKPDIPDLARHYKSASPQPAFQIQPETPLNLKHHIIQELPLDNTSVACDSISKCSSSSSDPYSVSEYSYSVTTFKTPASIHTRPTDSRISTIEICSEI, from the exons atggcaGCAAAGAGGACCCAAACTGATACCATTCTGAATGGCCACTTTAAATTTAATAATGAACATCTAATTATTCcaacaatatatattatgtttctggatttgaataaaaat GGTCAAAGTATGTTTGGGCTTGATGTCATTGAAACACCAGAAGGAGACAAGAAGCCACAGCTAATTGTTCAAAAGGAGTTAGATAGAGAAGAGAAGGACACATATGTAATGAAAGTAAAGGTTGAAGATGGTGGCTTTCCTCAAAGATCCAGTACTGCtattttgcaaataaatgttGCTGACACAAATGACAACCACCCAGTATTCAAGGAGAATGAGATTGAAGTCAGTATACCAGAAAATGCTCCTGTAGGTACTTCAGTAACACAACTCCATGCCACAGATGCCGACATAGGTGAAAATGCCAAGATTCACTTCTATTTCAGCAATCTAGTCTCCAACATCGCCAAGAAACTATTTCACCTGAACAACAACACCGGACTTATCACAATCAAAGAACCACTGGATAGGGAAGAATCACCAAACCATAAGTTACAGGTTTTAGCAAGTGATGGTGGATTGATGCCAGCAAGAGCAATGGTTCTAGTAAATGTTACAGATATCAATGACAATGTCCCATCAATTGACATAAGATACATCATTAATCCAATCAATGGTACTGTGATTCTTTCAGAAAATGCTCCACTTAACACCAAAATTGCTCTCATAACTGTGACAGATAAAGATGCTGACCATAATGGCAGGGTGACATGCTTCACAGATCACGAAGTCCCTTTCAGATTAAGGCCAGTGTTCAGTAATCAGTTCCTCCTGGAGACTGCTGCATATCTTGACTATGAGTCCACAAGAGAATATGCCATTAAATTGCTAGCTGTAGAGGCTGGAAAACCTCCTTTGAATCAATCATCCATGCTCCTTGTCAAAGTCAAAGATGAAAATGACAATGCTCCAGTTTTCACCCAGCCTTTTATAAGTCTTTCTGTTCCTGAGAATAACTCTCCTGGCACCAAGTTGACAAAACTAAGTGCAGTGGATGCAGACAGTGGGCACAATGCTGAAATCAATTATCTTCTAGGTGTTGACGCTCCATCTGAATTCAACCTGGATCATCGTACAGACATTCTAACTGCAGGGAAGAAACTAGAtagagagaaacaagaaaaatattccttCACAGTTCTGGCAAAAGATAATGGGATACCATCCTTCATGACCAATGCCACAGTCTTACTGACCATTCTTGATCAGAATGATAACAGTCCAATTTTTACTCACAATGAGTACAACTTCTATGTCCCAGAAAACCTTCCAAGACATGGCACAGTAGGACTAATCACTGTAACTGATCCTGATTATGGAGAAAATTCTACAGTCACCCTCTCTATTTTATATGTGAATGATGACTTCACCATTGATCCTCAAACTGGTGTTATCCAACCAAATATTTTGTTTGACAGAGAAAAGCAAGAATCTTATACTTTCTATGTAAAGGCTGAGGATGGTGGTAAGGTATCACATTCTTTAACTGCCAAAGTGACAATAAATGTGGTTGATGTCAATGACAACAAACCAGTTTTTGTTGTCCCTTCTTCCAACAACTCCTATGAATTGGTTCTACCATCCACTAATCCAGGCACAGTGGTCTTCACAGTAGTTGCTATTGACGATGACACTGGCATGAATGCAGAGCTTCATTACAACATTGTAGGAGGAAACACAAAAGGTCTATTTATAATTGACCAAACAACAGGCAACATAACACTGAAGGAGAAATGTGTTGTTACAGACCTTGGTTTACACAGACTGGTAGTCAAAGCTGAGGACTTAGGACAACCTGATTCTCTCTTCAATGTTGTAATTGTTAATCTATTTGTGAATGAGTCAGTGACCAATGCTACACTGATTCATGAACTGGTGCACAAAAACATTGAAACACCAGTGACCCCAAATACTGAGACAACTGATGCATCCTCACCAACCAGTGACTATGTCAAGATCACGGTTGCTATTATTGCTGGCACCATAACTGTCatcattgttattttcattacTGCTGTAGTAAGATGCTGCCAATCACCACACCTTAAGACTGCTCATAAAAACAAGCAGAATTCCGAATGGGTTACTCcaaatccagaaaacaaacagatgataatgatgatgatgaagaagaagaggaagaggaagaacaagaagaagaagaagaagaagaagaagaagaagaagaagaagaatgccCCTAAGAACTTGCTGCTTAACTTTGTCACTAttgaagaaactaaggcagatGATTCTGAGAATGATGGAAACAGTGCCACACTAGACTTTCCCATTCAACTGGAAGAACAAACCATGGGCAAGTACAATTGGGGCACTATACCTACTACCTTCAAGCCTGACATCCCTGATTTGGCCCGGCATTACAAATCTGCCTCTCCACAGCCTGCCTTCCAGATCCAGCCTGAAACTCCCCTGAATTTGAAGCATCACATCATCCAGGAACTGCCTCTTGATAACACTTCTGTGGCTTGTGATTCCATCTCCAAGTGTTCCTCCAGCAGTTCTGATCCTTACAGTGTTTCTGAATACAGCTATTCAGTGACAACTTTCAAGACTCCTGCGTCTATACACACCAGACCG ACTGATTCCAGGATATCAACTATTGAAATCTGCAGTGAGATATAA